A section of the Chryseobacterium scophthalmum genome encodes:
- a CDS encoding CotH kinase family protein — protein sequence MRYTGRIYFTNYERSDKEVADNFTYPVMFFIKNEDGKIIKQIAYSASGEKSESEYGTGDGSGGANGIVFRAKSEIPASFVRAFGSEVKIVFSWSSIDSVDGSETGGGTASILKGNTILFNKNIDQGVNEIDITSHILAGDNTITLSITDSYGNNRKLKYDIQTIALALSTTYDKTTINSGPIIFRYIPTGNVEKTIHFKLNGSDLPLVVTSINNKELLYEIPVQSHGVHILEVYMTADLSGEIIESNHVLTDIICVVAGNLTPLVSSANNVVANQYAPASIEYLAYSPSSNYSDVEILVDGVKVSELLVNRSLQKFTYTFTDAGNHTVTFKCGAVTKETSVVVTAFDIQVEAETLGLELFLSSRNRSNSEINKNEWKYKNLSCTLTDFDFSTNGWIQDSKGSVALKVSGNAKVEIPFKIFDNDFKTGGKTLEFEFSTSDIKNSDSTIFSCKNGNVGFVATSNSFSFSSEQDGTSIFFKEEERIRVSVVVTKIADQRLVFLYINGIISSLYQYNALDSFLQQAPQNITIGSSDCNINLYNIRVYNNNLNADQMLSNFIADMDNLVEKVDIYERNKLYDAFGNLSYDKCLESIPCLTIVGDLPTYKGDKKTIVGEYENAQDPTKSFSYVNASVDVQGTSSQYYPRKNFKIKFNGGFKNGELNSSKYKLRDNSLAEKTFTFKADFMESSGSHNIGLARLAQDSLNQLGFLVPPQLENPNIRTTMDGFPMLIFHRATPDAERIFLGKYNFNNDKSNEATTGFTGGQECWEFLNNTSDNTLFIATDFHSVDGSGKKLWKNDFEGRYPEDNEDTTNLEALHAWIVSCKGNPTKFKAEAKDHFNIQFLLFYYVFTEFFAMVDQRAKNQMFAMYPDAEGNNRWYLIFYDNDTVLGLNNEGHNVYDYWVEAHDQVGSGFVWNGALSELWKLVEVAFDTEISALYQQMRTSGILTYEKCNTYFNTLESDKWAESIFNEDAKYKYIDPLVVSGNGSYLYTAQGSRKSHRNYWLLNRFRYMDGKYDTSTFSSDYITMRLYTPSGTPVVAPNANFLLTAQKDGYTKIKFGSYINRARLRKNVASLVQAPAITFNDTETIIYGASAIKDLGDLSGKYLGTLDVSKALNLSRLRIGSQISGYSNQNLRNLFIGNNTILEELDISNCPNLKQSIDLTGCTSIKNISAAGTGITSVLLPKGGLLFSLILPNTANTLILDNQKFIKNSNLTFTASSITTLVIKDCPLMNVYDIATSLKNLARLRINNLNGSSTSSENFFPLINAKGIDDSGNTTPHSIVEGKWKFSTIYQEDKDFMEANWPDFKFTFSNIANFIQISNTTRKATLLSVYDTNGDKELSFTEARAITTIGVDTFDPFVHPSRSLDGSFNEFRFFINVETIEDRAFSSNVFYISIIFPPNIKKIGSNVFNFNTNTAVFGSFDKIEELGDSPFQGRYLDINLFGNVRVYTENSFRYMYPKAGKYTLPYITRIFNGMLSNNIDYANVEEGVTNFVDLSGSTRLERIDSYGLYIKMRSGEDVMTIILPASINYLENYCLPISASVGQSGVAKVIIKVLAATPPILVGTNIVADGIIIDKVEIYVPAASVSAYKTATNWSYFAARIYPIT from the coding sequence ATGAGATATACAGGAAGAATTTATTTCACAAATTATGAAAGATCAGATAAAGAAGTTGCAGATAATTTCACTTATCCCGTCATGTTCTTCATTAAAAATGAAGACGGAAAGATCATTAAACAAATCGCATATTCAGCTTCAGGAGAAAAGTCAGAAAGTGAATACGGAACTGGCGACGGAAGCGGAGGTGCCAATGGAATTGTTTTCCGGGCAAAATCTGAAATACCTGCATCGTTCGTAAGAGCATTTGGAAGTGAAGTTAAAATAGTTTTTTCGTGGTCATCCATCGACAGCGTTGATGGTAGTGAGACCGGAGGAGGAACTGCGAGTATTTTAAAAGGAAACACGATCCTATTTAATAAAAACATTGATCAGGGAGTCAATGAGATAGATATCACGTCACATATTTTGGCGGGAGATAATACAATAACGCTTAGTATCACCGATAGTTATGGAAATAATAGGAAATTAAAATATGATATTCAAACAATTGCACTTGCTTTAAGTACTACATACGACAAGACCACTATTAATTCGGGACCCATAATTTTCCGATACATTCCAACGGGGAATGTAGAGAAAACTATTCATTTTAAATTAAATGGATCAGATCTTCCGCTAGTAGTTACGTCGATTAATAACAAAGAGCTTCTTTATGAAATTCCTGTACAATCGCATGGAGTTCATATTTTAGAGGTGTATATGACCGCTGATTTGTCAGGAGAAATCATTGAAAGTAATCATGTTTTGACGGATATTATCTGCGTTGTGGCAGGGAATTTAACGCCTTTGGTTTCGTCAGCAAATAATGTTGTGGCAAATCAATATGCTCCAGCGTCAATTGAATATTTAGCTTACTCGCCATCTTCAAATTACAGTGATGTAGAGATTTTGGTAGATGGAGTAAAGGTTTCTGAATTATTGGTGAATAGGAGTTTGCAGAAATTTACCTATACTTTTACTGATGCAGGCAATCACACGGTAACTTTCAAATGTGGTGCTGTCACTAAAGAAACATCAGTAGTTGTAACAGCATTTGATATTCAAGTTGAAGCCGAAACATTAGGCTTAGAATTATTTTTAAGCAGTCGAAACAGAAGTAATTCAGAGATTAACAAAAACGAATGGAAATACAAAAACTTGTCATGTACGCTTACTGATTTTGATTTCAGCACCAATGGTTGGATTCAAGACTCAAAGGGTTCTGTGGCTTTAAAAGTGAGCGGAAATGCAAAGGTTGAGATTCCTTTTAAAATATTTGATAACGATTTTAAAACAGGTGGTAAAACATTAGAATTTGAATTCTCTACTTCAGATATAAAAAACAGTGACAGTACTATTTTTTCTTGCAAAAATGGAAATGTTGGATTTGTTGCCACTTCAAATTCTTTTTCGTTCAGTTCTGAGCAGGACGGGACTTCAATCTTTTTCAAAGAAGAAGAAAGGATCCGTGTAAGTGTAGTCGTCACAAAGATTGCAGACCAAAGATTGGTGTTTCTGTATATCAATGGAATTATTTCCTCTCTATATCAATATAATGCATTAGATAGTTTTTTACAGCAAGCTCCTCAAAATATTACCATTGGAAGCAGTGATTGCAATATTAATTTATACAACATTAGAGTTTACAATAATAATCTAAACGCCGATCAGATGTTGTCTAATTTCATTGCTGACATGGATAACCTGGTTGAAAAAGTCGACATTTACGAAAGAAATAAACTGTATGATGCCTTCGGAAATTTATCCTACGATAAATGCTTGGAGTCGATTCCATGTTTAACTATCGTTGGAGATTTGCCAACTTATAAAGGCGATAAAAAAACAATTGTTGGTGAGTATGAAAATGCGCAAGATCCTACAAAATCGTTTTCTTATGTAAATGCGAGTGTTGATGTTCAGGGTACATCATCACAATATTATCCCCGAAAAAACTTTAAAATCAAATTTAATGGAGGTTTTAAAAATGGTGAATTAAATTCTTCAAAATACAAGCTTCGTGATAATTCATTGGCCGAAAAGACTTTTACCTTTAAAGCTGATTTTATGGAATCTTCAGGTTCTCACAACATCGGTCTAGCAAGATTAGCTCAAGATAGTTTAAATCAATTAGGCTTTTTGGTTCCTCCACAATTAGAAAATCCTAATATTAGAACCACAATGGACGGTTTTCCGATGCTTATTTTTCATCGCGCAACACCAGATGCTGAACGTATCTTCTTAGGGAAATATAATTTTAATAATGATAAATCGAATGAAGCAACAACTGGTTTTACAGGTGGTCAGGAATGCTGGGAATTTTTAAACAATACGTCAGATAATACATTATTTATTGCTACAGATTTTCATAGTGTGGATGGTTCTGGAAAGAAGTTGTGGAAAAATGATTTTGAAGGAAGATATCCGGAAGATAATGAAGATACTACCAATCTCGAAGCTTTGCATGCTTGGATCGTAAGCTGTAAAGGCAATCCAACCAAATTCAAAGCTGAAGCTAAAGATCATTTTAATATTCAATTTTTACTGTTTTATTATGTATTCACTGAGTTTTTCGCAATGGTCGATCAGCGCGCTAAAAACCAGATGTTTGCAATGTATCCGGATGCGGAAGGAAATAACCGTTGGTATCTTATTTTTTATGATAATGACACGGTTTTAGGTCTTAATAACGAAGGCCACAATGTGTATGATTACTGGGTAGAGGCTCATGACCAAGTAGGAAGTGGATTTGTTTGGAATGGTGCCTTATCGGAGCTTTGGAAATTGGTTGAAGTGGCTTTTGATACCGAGATCAGCGCATTATATCAACAAATGAGAACTTCTGGAATTCTGACTTATGAGAAGTGCAATACGTATTTTAACACATTAGAATCTGACAAATGGGCGGAAAGTATTTTCAATGAAGATGCGAAATATAAATATATAGATCCTTTGGTCGTATCCGGGAACGGAAGTTACTTATACACCGCACAAGGCTCAAGAAAATCACACAGAAATTATTGGTTATTAAATAGATTCAGGTATATGGACGGAAAGTATGACACGTCTACTTTCTCTTCGGATTATATCACAATGAGACTTTATACACCTTCGGGCACGCCTGTAGTTGCTCCCAATGCTAATTTTTTACTAACGGCTCAGAAAGACGGATACACTAAAATTAAGTTTGGTTCTTACATCAATAGGGCACGATTGCGAAAAAATGTTGCATCCTTAGTTCAAGCTCCGGCTATTACTTTTAACGACACAGAAACTATTATCTATGGTGCATCTGCAATTAAAGATCTTGGAGATTTGTCTGGAAAGTATCTAGGTACTTTAGATGTTTCAAAAGCGTTGAATTTGTCGAGGCTTCGAATTGGAAGTCAAATATCCGGATATTCAAATCAAAATTTGAGAAACTTGTTTATTGGTAATAATACAATTTTAGAAGAATTAGATATTTCAAATTGCCCAAATTTAAAACAATCAATAGATTTAACGGGTTGTACAAGTATTAAAAATATTTCCGCTGCAGGTACAGGAATAACCTCTGTATTGTTACCTAAAGGCGGGTTGCTCTTTTCTTTAATTTTGCCAAATACAGCAAATACTTTGATTTTGGATAATCAAAAATTTATTAAAAATTCTAATTTAACTTTTACGGCAAGTTCTATAACAACTCTTGTAATTAAGGATTGTCCTTTAATGAATGTTTATGATATTGCCACTTCGTTGAAAAATTTGGCTAGATTGAGAATTAATAATTTAAACGGAAGTAGTACTTCTAGTGAAAATTTTTTTCCACTTATAAATGCTAAAGGAATTGATGATTCGGGTAATACAACCCCACATTCTATCGTTGAAGGAAAATGGAAATTTTCTACCATATATCAAGAAGATAAAGATTTCATGGAGGCTAATTGGCCTGACTTTAAATTTACATTTTCCAATATTGCCAATTTTATTCAAATTTCTAATACTACTAGAAAAGCTACTTTATTATCAGTCTATGATACCAATGGTGATAAAGAATTAAGTTTTACAGAAGCTAGAGCCATTACTACTATCGGGGTTGATACTTTTGACCCATTTGTTCATCCTTCGAGATCTCTTGATGGTAGCTTTAATGAATTTAGATTTTTTATAAATGTAGAAACAATAGAAGATAGGGCTTTCAGCTCAAATGTATTTTATATAAGTATTATTTTTCCTCCAAATATAAAAAAAATAGGTTCAAATGTTTTCAACTTCAATACTAACACTGCTGTATTTGGAAGTTTTGACAAAATTGAAGAGTTAGGAGATTCTCCATTTCAAGGACGATATTTAGATATTAATTTATTTGGAAATGTCAGAGTTTATACAGAGAATTCATTCCGATATATGTATCCTAAAGCTGGAAAATATACTCTTCCTTATATCACGAGAATTTTCAATGGTATGCTGAGTAATAATATAGATTATGCAAACGTTGAGGAAGGTGTTACCAATTTTGTTGACCTTTCGGGATCTACAAGATTAGAAAGAATAGATTCATATGGACTCTATATTAAGATGCGATCCGGTGAAGATGTAATGACAATTATTCTTCCTGCTTCAATTAATTATCTAGAGAATTATTGTTTACCAATTAGTGCAAGTGTAGGACAATCAGGCGTTGCTAAAGTTATAATTAAAGTATTGGCAGCGACACCTCCTATTTTGGTAGGAACAAACATAGTTGCTGACGGGATTATTATTGATAAAGTAGAAATTTATGTACCCGCAGCAAGCGTTTCTGCTTATAAAACGGCAACCAATTGGAGCTATTTTGCCGCAAGAATTTACCCAATAACATAA